The following coding sequences lie in one Panicum virgatum strain AP13 chromosome 6N, P.virgatum_v5, whole genome shotgun sequence genomic window:
- the LOC120679722 gene encoding probable methyltransferase At1g29790 has product MGRSMDYDNAKKPRSDQQQQQQRRSRAVVLLLVLTNLASILVFSGAGAALHAHVGRRYPALHAWGSSKLLRELNATGLALAASHAEVVDLSSRLSAANKQLEAILGGSAAKREAGAPSRRRAAAGPHRLPLGPSQRLGAESEMFPALGQACHRHRGELEQYMNYTAGGECPSDEAFAQRLMLKGCEPLPRRRCRPRTPAGYVEPTPLPASLWAIPPDTSIVWDAYTCKNYSCLVSRGRAKGSYDCKDCFDLGLGGREKDRWMRRGGKDDGDDRGSLDYTIDGVLAAVPRGTVRIGLDIGGGSGTFAARMRERGVTVVTTTMNFDGPFNSFVASRGLVPMHVSVAARLPFFDGTLDLVHSMHVLSSWIPDAVLELALFDVYRVLRPGGVFWLDHFFCLGAQLDATYLPMFERIGFEKLRWNACWCQAASSISHLFKSRIFTDYCLLKPLRAHSQGVGFGWGTTCSFEEQ; this is encoded by the exons ATGGGGAGGAGCATGGACTACGACAACGCCAAGAAGCCCAGATcagatcagcagcagcagcagcagcggaggTCCAGGGCTGTGGTGCTGCTCCTCGTCCTCACCAACTTGGCCTCCATCCTCgtcttctccggcgccggcgccgcgctccACGCGCACGTCGGCCGGCGCTACCCGGCCCTCCACGCGTGGGGCTCGTCCAAGCTGCTCCGCGAGCTGAACGCGACGGGGCTGGCGCTCGCGGCGAGCCACGCGGAGGTGGTGGACCTGTCCAGCCGCCTGAGCGCGGCCAACAAGCAGCTCGAGGCCATCCTGGGCGGCTCGGCCGCCAAGCGCGA GGCAGGAGCTCCctcccggcggcgagctgcggcTGGCCCGCACCGGCTCCCGCTGGGGCCCTCCCAGCGGCTCGGCGCCGAGAGCGAGATGTTCCCGGCGCTGGGGCAGGCGTGCCACCGGCACCGCGGCGAGCTGGAGCAGTACATGAACTACACGGCGGGCGGGGAGTGCCCCTCCGACGAGGCGTTCGCGCAGCGGCTGATGCTCAAGGGGTGCGAGCCGCTgccccggcgccggtgccggccgcgCACCCCCGCAGGGTACGTCGAGCCGACACCGCTGCCGGCGAGCCTGTGGGCGATCCCGCCGGACACCAGCATCGTGTGGGACGCGTACACGTGCAAGAACTACTCGTGCCTCGTGAGCCGCGGCAGGGCCAAGGGCAGCTACGACTGCAAGGACTGCTTCGAcctcggcctcggcggccgGGAGAAGGACCGGTGGATGCGCCGCGGCGGCaaggacgacggcgacgaccgcGGCTCCCTCGACTACACCATCGACGGcgtgctcgccgccgtgccAAGGGGAACCGTACGGATCGGGCTGGACATCGGCGGCGGGTCGGGCACGTTCGCGGCGCGGATGCGGGAGCGCGGCGTGACGGtggtgacgacgacgatgaaCTTCGACGGGCCGTTCAACAGCTTCGTGGCGTCGCGGGGGCTGGTGCCGATGCACGTCagcgtggcggcgcggctgccgTTCTTTGACGGGACGCTGGACCTGGTGCACTCGATGCACGTGCTCAGCAGCTGGATCCCCGACGCGGTGCTGGAGCTGGCGCTGTTCGACGTGTACCGAGTGCTCCGGCCCGGCGGCGTGTTCTGGCTGGACCACTTCTTCTGCCTGGGGGCGCAGCTGGACGCCACCTACCTGCCCATGTTCGAGCGCATCGGCTTCGAGAAGCTCCGGTGGAACGCTTGTTGGTGCCAAGCAGCTTCAAGTATTTCACACTTGTTCAAGTCCCGCATATTCACTGACTATTGTCTTTTGAAGCCTCTACGTGCTCATTCACAGGGAGTCGGTTTTGGTTGGGGCACTACATGCTCATTTGAGGAACAATAG